TAATTGTGACACTACTAGGCTGCATAATGCACTAATTTGGTCAGATAGTGCAGCCTATACACATCCCATCATAATCTCCATTAAATCATCAACAAGACATTATGTCCTATATTCTCTGTTTATTCCACCTGCCTCTGAACAATGGCATTTAAAAAGCTGTAAGAGCCTGAAATAGGCACAAAGGGGATGTGTTAGTTTAATTGTAACACTATAGGCTTCATAATGCACTAATTTGGTCAGAGAGTGTAGCCTATACACATCCCATCATAATCTCCATTAAATCCTCATTATGGGTTTGTTCAGAGGCAGGTGAAATAACAGAGAATATACAGGACATAATGTCTGTCCTTGTATTCTCTGTTTATTTCACCTGCCTCTGAACAAACCCAGCACCTGCAGTAGAGATAACCAGCCTACAGGCTTGTGTGGACCAAGTGAACCAGAACGAACAATGGTGTCAGCAGTACTagaagaggacagagaggtCTGGGTGTTTGTGATGTACCGGTGCAGCTCACCTGTCAGGCTGTCGTAGCACTCGATCTCGGTGCTCTCCACGGCTCTCCGCTGCTCCTCGGTGAGCTTGGCCGCAGGTTGGTGCAGCAGGTTGACTTCGGAGCCCGTCGTCCCGTCGGCCACATGAACATGAACCCCTTTGAGCTGCAGCAGAGCCCGGTGGTACTTGCCGATCGCCTCCCGGAATTTCTTCTCCTTGTAGCAGCGGTGACCCTCCACCTTGAAGTCGATGGCTTTCTGGATCTTcgcctccatctccatctccatctcagccgagcctcctcctcctccgcctcctcctccgtctcctccggCGGCCGCGGCCAGGCTCCGGCCGCCGGTTTCCGGGTAGCTCTTGAGGCTCTTTATCGGGTGCTGTTTGGCTTCCATGTCTCTCAGTGGAAGCGCCGGGATCGGGCCATGGTGCTCGGACACGAAGGTGTGTTTTGTTGGAGAGGACTGGAGCAGCGTGCTGTGCATAAATGATGGAGGGACGAAGAAAGAAGACTCTAAATGTAGAATAAATGTCTGGTTATAAAGAGATGAATGAGGCTACAACAGCTGGCAGAAACATCCTGGCATTTCACAACCAGAGTCGAAACAAAACCTGATTCCTATTTCCTCTCTCTCgcggatggatggaaggatgcTCGAGTTGATCTCTATGGTAGCAGCCTCCGGAGGCACGCGCAGCATCAGCACCACAAACAGCGCACACACAAGACAACCCCCTGCCGCACAGCATtgtgggttaaaaaaaaagaagagaagtcGTGAGGCGTTGCTGCAGTCCACATTTTACATGGCAAAAACGTACATAAATATCCTGAATCGATCGAGTATATGTCAAcacttttgtaaaaaaaaaaaaaaagtgtaccaAGTATatgaattataaaataatacttACATCTGTATATAAGTAATAGCttatttgcatagttattaaaCCATTAATCAAAGGCTGCACCCTATTCACAGTGCTCCCTTATTTActatatttaaatgattaattaatagcCTTTATAAA
The Sebastes fasciatus isolate fSebFas1 chromosome 7, fSebFas1.pri, whole genome shotgun sequence genome window above contains:
- the ttc9b gene encoding tetratricopeptide repeat protein 9B isoform X1, with the translated sequence MHSTLLQSSPTKHTFVSEHHGPIPALPLRDMEAKQHPIKSLKSYPETGGRSLAAAAGGDGGGGGGGGGSAEMEMEMEAKIQKAIDFKVEGHRCYKEKKFREAIGKYHRALLQLKGVHVHVADGTTGSEVNLLHQPAAKLTEEQRRAVESTEIECYDSLTACLLQSELVNYERVKEYCLKVLSHQRDHFKAMYRAGIAFYHLGDYECALRYLRDAKNREPTGDDTNVLRYIQLTEMKMSKSCQRERENKETQG
- the ttc9b gene encoding tetratricopeptide repeat protein 9B isoform X2 — translated: MHSTLLQSSPTKHTFVSEHHGPIPALPLRDMEAKQHPIKSLKSYPETGGRSLAAAAGGDGGGGGGGGGSAEMEMEMEAKIQKAIDFKVEGHRCYKEKKFREAIGKYHRALLQLKGVHVHVADGTTGSEVNLLHQPAAKLTEEQRRAVESTEIECYDSLTACLLQSELVNYERVKEYCLKVLSHQRDHFKAMYRAGIAFYHLGDYECALRYLRDAKNREPTDTNVLRYIQLTEMKMSKSCQRERENKETQG